The following are from one region of the Mangifera indica cultivar Alphonso chromosome 14, CATAS_Mindica_2.1, whole genome shotgun sequence genome:
- the LOC123196126 gene encoding H/ACA ribonucleoprotein complex subunit 2-like protein → MGSDSEAERTQQKEEKKKILALAPIAKPLAGKKLCKRTLKLVRRAAGHKCLKRGVKEVVKSIRRGHKGLCVIAGNISPIDVITHVPILCEESDIPYIYVPSKEDLANAGATKRPTCCVLVLTKPVKGELESEEQEKLQADYNHVVDEVKELTSRLF, encoded by the exons ATGGGAAGCGATAGCGAAGCAGAGAGAACTCAACAaaaggaggagaagaagaagattctTGCTCTTGCTCCCATCGCTAAACCTCTAGCCGGCAAGAAGCTCTGCAAGAGAACTCTCAAGCTTGTGCGTCGag CTGCTGGACACAAATGTTTGAAGAGAGGAGTGAAGGAAGTGGTTAAAAGTATTCGTCGTGGACATAAAGG ATTATGTGTTATAGCTGGGAATATTTCTCCAATTGATGTTATAACTCATGTTCCAATTTTATGTGAAGAATCAGATATTCCCTACATTTATGTTCCTTCAAAAGAG GATCTTGCAAATGCTGGTGCTACCAAGAGGCCAACATGCTGCGTCTTGGTGCTAACCAAGCCTGTTAAGGGGGAACTGGAAtcagaagaacaagaaaaattgCAGGCTGATTATAACCATGTTGTAGATGAAGTGAAAGAACTCACATCCAGGCTTTTCTGA
- the LOC123196125 gene encoding inorganic pyrophosphatase TTM1-like isoform X1: MLAQCKIISVSGYIYFSSKMAQDTSSSADSPRRRSGLLRDQVQLVKKKDSDRYEIVPIEEQLSFEKGFFIVIRACQLLAQKNDGIILVGLAGPSGAGKTVFTEKVLNFMPSIAVITMDNYNDSSRIIDGNFDDPRLTDYDTLLENIHGLKAGKAIQVPIYDFKSSSRTGYRTVEAPSSRIVIIEGIYALSEKLRPFLDLRVSVTGGVHFDLVKRVLRDIQRVGQEPEEIIHQISETVYPMYKAFIEPDLRTAHIKIINKFNPFTGFQNPTYILKSTKQVTVDEIKAVISEEHTETTEETYDIYLLPPGEDPEACQSYLRMRNRDGKYNLMFEEWVTDSPFIISPRITFEVSVRLLGGLMALGYTIATILKRSSHIFSDGRVCVKTDWLEQLNRKYTQVQGKDRLYVKSIAEQLGLEGSYVPRTYIEQIQLEKLVNDVMALPDDLKTKLSIDDEMVSSPKEALSRASADRRIKYLSRGISPSFSSQPDKNISKLDSVAVNNRRFDGRTLESPASVANQGVINQLSEQISTLNERMDEFKSRVEELNSKFSIRKASASQQNLALPAETCNGSGSTSLFMTGLANGSLTGSLLPNSSSSSQLARDTALMDEVLLIARSQRQISLQLDSISKNLHEYMVERSRQDRADQASWTIDVDSICVPLIVTFAIGGICIFLLKGLTFQK; the protein is encoded by the exons ATGTTGGCTCAATGCAAAATTATTAG TGTATCaggttatatatattttagctCTAAAATGGCTCAGGACACATCTTCTAGTGCTGATTCACCTCGGAGACGTTCTGGTCTCTTGCGAGATCAGGTTCAATTGGTTAAGAAAAAGGACTCTGATCGCTATGAGATTGTTCCAATAGAAGAGCAACTGTCATTTGAGAAAGGTTTTTTCATAGTCATTCGTGCATGTCAGTTGTTGGCTCAAAAGAATGATGGAATAATTTTAGTCGGATTAGCTGGTCCCTCGGGAGCTGGAAAGACTGTTTTTACTGAGAAGGTGCTCAACTTTATGCCCAGCATTGCTGTCATAACAATGGACAATTACAATGATTCCAGTCGTATCATTGATGGCAACTTTGATG ACCCACGCTTGACAGACTATGACACACTGCTTGAAAACATACATGGCTTAAAAGCAGGGAAAGCCATTCAAGTCCCAATATATGACTTCAAGTCTAGTTCCCGCACAGGTTACAG GACAGTTGAAGCCCCTAGCTCCCGCATTGTGATTATTGAAGGCATCTATGCTTTAAGTGAAAAACTGCGGCCTTTCCTAGATCTTCGCGTATCTGTCACAGGTGGAGTTCATTTTGACCTTGTTAAGCGAGTTTTACGTGACATTCAACGTGTTGGCCAAGAGCCTGAAGAAATAATCCACCAGATCTCTGAAACA GTATATCCGATGTACAAGGCTTTTATTGAGCCAGATTTACGAACAGCTCAcattaaaattatcaacaaGTTTAATCCCTTCACAGGATTTCAGAATCCCACTTATATCTTAAAG TCAACAAAGCAAGTGACCGTGGATGAAATCAAGGCCGTTATATCTGAAGAACACACAGAAACTACAGAGGAAACTTATGACATATATCTTCTGCCTCCTGGTGAAGATCCTGAAGCGTGTCAATCATATCTGAGGATGAGGAACAGGGATGGGAAATACAATCTCATGTTCGAG GAATGGGTTACAGATAGTCCATTCATAATATCACCTAGAATAACTTTCGAAGTTAGTGTGCGTCTTCTTGGAGGACTGATGGCTTTGGGATATACAATTGCGACTATACTGAAAAGAAGCAGCCATATCTTCTCAGATGGTAGGGTCTGTGTGAAAACTGATTGGTTAGAACAACTTAATCGCAAGTATACTCAG GTGCAAGGAAAAGATCGTCTTTATGTTAAATCCATCGCAGAGCAGCTGGGGTTGGAAGGTTCATATGTTCCTCGCACTTATATAGAACAAATTCAGCTGGAAAAACTTGTGAATGATGTTATG GCATTGCCAGACGATTTAAAAACAAAGCTCAGCATAGATGATGAAATGGTTTCAAGCCCTAAAGAAGCCCTTTCCCGGGCCTCTGCAGACCGGAGAATTAAGTATCTCAGCCG TGGTATATCACCTTCATTTTCAAGTCAACCAGACAAGAATATATCTAAGCTAGATAGTGTTGCTGTCAATAATAGAAGGTTTGATGGAAGGACACTAGAATCACCAGCCTCAGTTGCAAACCAG GGAGTCATTAATCAACTCTCTGAGCAAATTTCTACACTGAATGAGAGGATGGATGAGTTCAAATCTCGTGTTGAAGAGCTAAATTCCAAGTTCTCAATCAGAAAAGCTTCAGCTAGCCAACAAAACTTAGCTCTGCCGGCTGAAACCTGCAATGGCTCTGGATCCACTTCTCTCTTCATGACTGGCTTGGCAAATGGTTCATTAACTGGTTCTCTGCTTCCcaattcatcatcttcttcccaACTGGCTAGGGACACCGCACTCATGGATGAG GTTCTGCTAATAGCTCGCTCACAACGTCAAATTTCGCTTCAATTAGACAGTATAAGCAAAAATCTTCATGAATATATGGTAGAAAGGTCTCGACAAGACAGAGCAGATCAGGCAAGCTGGACAATCGATGTTGACTCAATCTGCGTCCCTCTGATTGTAACTTTTGCGATTGGTGGTATCTGTATCTTCCTTCTTAAGGGTCTCACGTTTCAGAAATGA
- the LOC123196125 gene encoding inorganic pyrophosphatase TTM1-like isoform X2 — protein MAQDTSSSADSPRRRSGLLRDQVQLVKKKDSDRYEIVPIEEQLSFEKGFFIVIRACQLLAQKNDGIILVGLAGPSGAGKTVFTEKVLNFMPSIAVITMDNYNDSSRIIDGNFDDPRLTDYDTLLENIHGLKAGKAIQVPIYDFKSSSRTGYRTVEAPSSRIVIIEGIYALSEKLRPFLDLRVSVTGGVHFDLVKRVLRDIQRVGQEPEEIIHQISETVYPMYKAFIEPDLRTAHIKIINKFNPFTGFQNPTYILKSTKQVTVDEIKAVISEEHTETTEETYDIYLLPPGEDPEACQSYLRMRNRDGKYNLMFEEWVTDSPFIISPRITFEVSVRLLGGLMALGYTIATILKRSSHIFSDGRVCVKTDWLEQLNRKYTQVQGKDRLYVKSIAEQLGLEGSYVPRTYIEQIQLEKLVNDVMALPDDLKTKLSIDDEMVSSPKEALSRASADRRIKYLSRGISPSFSSQPDKNISKLDSVAVNNRRFDGRTLESPASVANQGVINQLSEQISTLNERMDEFKSRVEELNSKFSIRKASASQQNLALPAETCNGSGSTSLFMTGLANGSLTGSLLPNSSSSSQLARDTALMDEVLLIARSQRQISLQLDSISKNLHEYMVERSRQDRADQASWTIDVDSICVPLIVTFAIGGICIFLLKGLTFQK, from the exons ATGGCTCAGGACACATCTTCTAGTGCTGATTCACCTCGGAGACGTTCTGGTCTCTTGCGAGATCAGGTTCAATTGGTTAAGAAAAAGGACTCTGATCGCTATGAGATTGTTCCAATAGAAGAGCAACTGTCATTTGAGAAAGGTTTTTTCATAGTCATTCGTGCATGTCAGTTGTTGGCTCAAAAGAATGATGGAATAATTTTAGTCGGATTAGCTGGTCCCTCGGGAGCTGGAAAGACTGTTTTTACTGAGAAGGTGCTCAACTTTATGCCCAGCATTGCTGTCATAACAATGGACAATTACAATGATTCCAGTCGTATCATTGATGGCAACTTTGATG ACCCACGCTTGACAGACTATGACACACTGCTTGAAAACATACATGGCTTAAAAGCAGGGAAAGCCATTCAAGTCCCAATATATGACTTCAAGTCTAGTTCCCGCACAGGTTACAG GACAGTTGAAGCCCCTAGCTCCCGCATTGTGATTATTGAAGGCATCTATGCTTTAAGTGAAAAACTGCGGCCTTTCCTAGATCTTCGCGTATCTGTCACAGGTGGAGTTCATTTTGACCTTGTTAAGCGAGTTTTACGTGACATTCAACGTGTTGGCCAAGAGCCTGAAGAAATAATCCACCAGATCTCTGAAACA GTATATCCGATGTACAAGGCTTTTATTGAGCCAGATTTACGAACAGCTCAcattaaaattatcaacaaGTTTAATCCCTTCACAGGATTTCAGAATCCCACTTATATCTTAAAG TCAACAAAGCAAGTGACCGTGGATGAAATCAAGGCCGTTATATCTGAAGAACACACAGAAACTACAGAGGAAACTTATGACATATATCTTCTGCCTCCTGGTGAAGATCCTGAAGCGTGTCAATCATATCTGAGGATGAGGAACAGGGATGGGAAATACAATCTCATGTTCGAG GAATGGGTTACAGATAGTCCATTCATAATATCACCTAGAATAACTTTCGAAGTTAGTGTGCGTCTTCTTGGAGGACTGATGGCTTTGGGATATACAATTGCGACTATACTGAAAAGAAGCAGCCATATCTTCTCAGATGGTAGGGTCTGTGTGAAAACTGATTGGTTAGAACAACTTAATCGCAAGTATACTCAG GTGCAAGGAAAAGATCGTCTTTATGTTAAATCCATCGCAGAGCAGCTGGGGTTGGAAGGTTCATATGTTCCTCGCACTTATATAGAACAAATTCAGCTGGAAAAACTTGTGAATGATGTTATG GCATTGCCAGACGATTTAAAAACAAAGCTCAGCATAGATGATGAAATGGTTTCAAGCCCTAAAGAAGCCCTTTCCCGGGCCTCTGCAGACCGGAGAATTAAGTATCTCAGCCG TGGTATATCACCTTCATTTTCAAGTCAACCAGACAAGAATATATCTAAGCTAGATAGTGTTGCTGTCAATAATAGAAGGTTTGATGGAAGGACACTAGAATCACCAGCCTCAGTTGCAAACCAG GGAGTCATTAATCAACTCTCTGAGCAAATTTCTACACTGAATGAGAGGATGGATGAGTTCAAATCTCGTGTTGAAGAGCTAAATTCCAAGTTCTCAATCAGAAAAGCTTCAGCTAGCCAACAAAACTTAGCTCTGCCGGCTGAAACCTGCAATGGCTCTGGATCCACTTCTCTCTTCATGACTGGCTTGGCAAATGGTTCATTAACTGGTTCTCTGCTTCCcaattcatcatcttcttcccaACTGGCTAGGGACACCGCACTCATGGATGAG GTTCTGCTAATAGCTCGCTCACAACGTCAAATTTCGCTTCAATTAGACAGTATAAGCAAAAATCTTCATGAATATATGGTAGAAAGGTCTCGACAAGACAGAGCAGATCAGGCAAGCTGGACAATCGATGTTGACTCAATCTGCGTCCCTCTGATTGTAACTTTTGCGATTGGTGGTATCTGTATCTTCCTTCTTAAGGGTCTCACGTTTCAGAAATGA
- the LOC123196125 gene encoding inorganic pyrophosphatase TTM1-like isoform X4, whose protein sequence is MLAQCKIISVSGYIYFSSKMAQDTSSSADSPRRRSGLLRDQVQLVKKKDSDRYEIVPIEEQLSFEKGFFIVIRACQLLAQKNDGIILVGLAGPSGAGKTVFTEKVLNFMPSIAVITMDNYNDSSRIIDGNFDDPRLTDYDTLLENIHGLKAGKAIQVPIYDFKSSSRTGYRTVEAPSSRIVIIEGIYALSEKLRPFLDLRVSVTGGVHFDLVKRVLRDIQRVGQEPEEIIHQISETVYPMYKAFIEPDLRTAHIKIINKFNPFTGFQNPTYILKSTKQVTVDEIKAVISEEHTETTEETYDIYLLPPGEDPEACQSYLRMRNRDGKYNLMFEEWVTDSPFIISPRITFEVSVRLLGGLMALGYTIATILKRSSHIFSDGRVCVKTDWLEQLNRKYTQVQGKDRLYVKSIAEQLGLEGSYVPRTYIEQIQLEKLVNDVMALPDDLKTKLSIDDEMVSSPKEALSRASADRRIKYLSRGISPSFSSQPDKNISKLDSVAVNNRRFDGRTLESPASVANQGVINQLSEQISTLNERMDEFKSRVEELNSKFSIRKASASQQNLALPAETCNGSGSTSLFMTGLANGSLTGSLLPNSSSSSQLARDTALMDEVAVLLLLHVSKE, encoded by the exons ATGTTGGCTCAATGCAAAATTATTAG TGTATCaggttatatatattttagctCTAAAATGGCTCAGGACACATCTTCTAGTGCTGATTCACCTCGGAGACGTTCTGGTCTCTTGCGAGATCAGGTTCAATTGGTTAAGAAAAAGGACTCTGATCGCTATGAGATTGTTCCAATAGAAGAGCAACTGTCATTTGAGAAAGGTTTTTTCATAGTCATTCGTGCATGTCAGTTGTTGGCTCAAAAGAATGATGGAATAATTTTAGTCGGATTAGCTGGTCCCTCGGGAGCTGGAAAGACTGTTTTTACTGAGAAGGTGCTCAACTTTATGCCCAGCATTGCTGTCATAACAATGGACAATTACAATGATTCCAGTCGTATCATTGATGGCAACTTTGATG ACCCACGCTTGACAGACTATGACACACTGCTTGAAAACATACATGGCTTAAAAGCAGGGAAAGCCATTCAAGTCCCAATATATGACTTCAAGTCTAGTTCCCGCACAGGTTACAG GACAGTTGAAGCCCCTAGCTCCCGCATTGTGATTATTGAAGGCATCTATGCTTTAAGTGAAAAACTGCGGCCTTTCCTAGATCTTCGCGTATCTGTCACAGGTGGAGTTCATTTTGACCTTGTTAAGCGAGTTTTACGTGACATTCAACGTGTTGGCCAAGAGCCTGAAGAAATAATCCACCAGATCTCTGAAACA GTATATCCGATGTACAAGGCTTTTATTGAGCCAGATTTACGAACAGCTCAcattaaaattatcaacaaGTTTAATCCCTTCACAGGATTTCAGAATCCCACTTATATCTTAAAG TCAACAAAGCAAGTGACCGTGGATGAAATCAAGGCCGTTATATCTGAAGAACACACAGAAACTACAGAGGAAACTTATGACATATATCTTCTGCCTCCTGGTGAAGATCCTGAAGCGTGTCAATCATATCTGAGGATGAGGAACAGGGATGGGAAATACAATCTCATGTTCGAG GAATGGGTTACAGATAGTCCATTCATAATATCACCTAGAATAACTTTCGAAGTTAGTGTGCGTCTTCTTGGAGGACTGATGGCTTTGGGATATACAATTGCGACTATACTGAAAAGAAGCAGCCATATCTTCTCAGATGGTAGGGTCTGTGTGAAAACTGATTGGTTAGAACAACTTAATCGCAAGTATACTCAG GTGCAAGGAAAAGATCGTCTTTATGTTAAATCCATCGCAGAGCAGCTGGGGTTGGAAGGTTCATATGTTCCTCGCACTTATATAGAACAAATTCAGCTGGAAAAACTTGTGAATGATGTTATG GCATTGCCAGACGATTTAAAAACAAAGCTCAGCATAGATGATGAAATGGTTTCAAGCCCTAAAGAAGCCCTTTCCCGGGCCTCTGCAGACCGGAGAATTAAGTATCTCAGCCG TGGTATATCACCTTCATTTTCAAGTCAACCAGACAAGAATATATCTAAGCTAGATAGTGTTGCTGTCAATAATAGAAGGTTTGATGGAAGGACACTAGAATCACCAGCCTCAGTTGCAAACCAG GGAGTCATTAATCAACTCTCTGAGCAAATTTCTACACTGAATGAGAGGATGGATGAGTTCAAATCTCGTGTTGAAGAGCTAAATTCCAAGTTCTCAATCAGAAAAGCTTCAGCTAGCCAACAAAACTTAGCTCTGCCGGCTGAAACCTGCAATGGCTCTGGATCCACTTCTCTCTTCATGACTGGCTTGGCAAATGGTTCATTAACTGGTTCTCTGCTTCCcaattcatcatcttcttcccaACTGGCTAGGGACACCGCACTCATGGATGAG GTGGCTGTTCTCTTACTACTCCATGTCTCAAAAGAATAG
- the LOC123196125 gene encoding inorganic pyrophosphatase TTM1-like isoform X3, with translation MLAQCKIISVSGYIYFSSKMAQDTSSSADSPRRRSGLLRDQVQLVKKKDSDRYEIVPIEEQLSFEKGFFIVIRACQLLAQKNDGIILVGLAGPSGAGKTVFTEKVLNFMPSIAVITMDNYNDSSRIIDGNFDDPRLTDYDTLLENIHGLKAGKAIQVPIYDFKSSSRTGYRTVEAPSSRIVIIEGIYALSEKLRPFLDLRVSVTGGVHFDLVKRVLRDIQRVGQEPEEIIHQISETVYPMYKAFIEPDLRTAHIKIINKFNPFTGFQNPTYILKSTKQVTVDEIKAVISEEHTETTEETYDIYLLPPGEDPEACQSYLRMRNRDGKYNLMFEEWVTDSPFIISPRITFEVSVRLLGGLMALGYTIATILKRSSHIFSDGRVCVKTDWLEQLNRKYTQVQGKDRLYVKSIAEQLGLEGSYVPRTYIEQIQLEKLVNDVMALPDDLKTKLSIDDEMVSSPKEALSRASADRRIKYLSRGISPSFSSQPDKNISKLDSVAVNNRRFDGRTLESPASVANQGVINQLSEQISTLNERMDEFKSRVEELNSKFSIRKASASQQNLALPAETCNGSGSTSLFMTGLANGSLTGSLLPNSSSSSQLARDTALMDENLNTLYYIKTVIGYWMQC, from the exons ATGTTGGCTCAATGCAAAATTATTAG TGTATCaggttatatatattttagctCTAAAATGGCTCAGGACACATCTTCTAGTGCTGATTCACCTCGGAGACGTTCTGGTCTCTTGCGAGATCAGGTTCAATTGGTTAAGAAAAAGGACTCTGATCGCTATGAGATTGTTCCAATAGAAGAGCAACTGTCATTTGAGAAAGGTTTTTTCATAGTCATTCGTGCATGTCAGTTGTTGGCTCAAAAGAATGATGGAATAATTTTAGTCGGATTAGCTGGTCCCTCGGGAGCTGGAAAGACTGTTTTTACTGAGAAGGTGCTCAACTTTATGCCCAGCATTGCTGTCATAACAATGGACAATTACAATGATTCCAGTCGTATCATTGATGGCAACTTTGATG ACCCACGCTTGACAGACTATGACACACTGCTTGAAAACATACATGGCTTAAAAGCAGGGAAAGCCATTCAAGTCCCAATATATGACTTCAAGTCTAGTTCCCGCACAGGTTACAG GACAGTTGAAGCCCCTAGCTCCCGCATTGTGATTATTGAAGGCATCTATGCTTTAAGTGAAAAACTGCGGCCTTTCCTAGATCTTCGCGTATCTGTCACAGGTGGAGTTCATTTTGACCTTGTTAAGCGAGTTTTACGTGACATTCAACGTGTTGGCCAAGAGCCTGAAGAAATAATCCACCAGATCTCTGAAACA GTATATCCGATGTACAAGGCTTTTATTGAGCCAGATTTACGAACAGCTCAcattaaaattatcaacaaGTTTAATCCCTTCACAGGATTTCAGAATCCCACTTATATCTTAAAG TCAACAAAGCAAGTGACCGTGGATGAAATCAAGGCCGTTATATCTGAAGAACACACAGAAACTACAGAGGAAACTTATGACATATATCTTCTGCCTCCTGGTGAAGATCCTGAAGCGTGTCAATCATATCTGAGGATGAGGAACAGGGATGGGAAATACAATCTCATGTTCGAG GAATGGGTTACAGATAGTCCATTCATAATATCACCTAGAATAACTTTCGAAGTTAGTGTGCGTCTTCTTGGAGGACTGATGGCTTTGGGATATACAATTGCGACTATACTGAAAAGAAGCAGCCATATCTTCTCAGATGGTAGGGTCTGTGTGAAAACTGATTGGTTAGAACAACTTAATCGCAAGTATACTCAG GTGCAAGGAAAAGATCGTCTTTATGTTAAATCCATCGCAGAGCAGCTGGGGTTGGAAGGTTCATATGTTCCTCGCACTTATATAGAACAAATTCAGCTGGAAAAACTTGTGAATGATGTTATG GCATTGCCAGACGATTTAAAAACAAAGCTCAGCATAGATGATGAAATGGTTTCAAGCCCTAAAGAAGCCCTTTCCCGGGCCTCTGCAGACCGGAGAATTAAGTATCTCAGCCG TGGTATATCACCTTCATTTTCAAGTCAACCAGACAAGAATATATCTAAGCTAGATAGTGTTGCTGTCAATAATAGAAGGTTTGATGGAAGGACACTAGAATCACCAGCCTCAGTTGCAAACCAG GGAGTCATTAATCAACTCTCTGAGCAAATTTCTACACTGAATGAGAGGATGGATGAGTTCAAATCTCGTGTTGAAGAGCTAAATTCCAAGTTCTCAATCAGAAAAGCTTCAGCTAGCCAACAAAACTTAGCTCTGCCGGCTGAAACCTGCAATGGCTCTGGATCCACTTCTCTCTTCATGACTGGCTTGGCAAATGGTTCATTAACTGGTTCTCTGCTTCCcaattcatcatcttcttcccaACTGGCTAGGGACACCGCACTCATGGATGAG AATTTAAATACCTTATATTACATTAAGACTGTCATAGGATATTGGATGCAGTGCTGA